A DNA window from Eretmochelys imbricata isolate rEreImb1 chromosome 3, rEreImb1.hap1, whole genome shotgun sequence contains the following coding sequences:
- the KBTBD11 gene encoding kelch repeat and BTB domain-containing protein 11 produces MESPVLSCVLYPGDGNISEAKTCPKRLCGEAEQQLGPPGKALGEAESSNGGQPQPGSMEGSAAAGEEERGGGESGALPLQAPCGFSSSLCFSSPGAGDKAPQQDPGAAASCSRVVKSQWEINNAASESEEEEGGEAGGGDIARPPPGTYCPQAGAQPRSPQQPVSEEPDLVIEVSGRRIRAHKSVLAAKSDYFRARSSRDILRVKGVSYGALRLLIDYVYTARMGEVRHDNLAEVVSGARVLQMPCALHCAAEAMRAQLRLDNCYQLLCLAKKQRLAELREAAYRFMSDHYLQVLREPAVYGRLSGAERDLILQRRLEAGKRSLLVAEVSDAFERLSAGSRPQSRESSRPQSPSSVVSLEESSYLIYCYQEAAKEWRVLTRLPEEANAKGCAMCVLYNYLFLAGGIAAAPGEQRTRLSDKVFCYNPLTDTWSQVRPLGQPRSQLKLLALDGYLYAVGGECLFTVERYDPRADRWSPVAPLPKGAFAVAHEATTCNGEIYVSGGSLFYRLLKYDPRRDEWQECPYNSSRRRSADMVAFKSFIYRFDLSGSRGEQGQAGGVEVFRYNTVAKRWSQCASLRPSSGPLQPFRCAALGSTIYCVNRAGTLRFNLAQDGEVEADGGLPGSFDAELLKAPFEAKGVLLPFVLTLPEKPDKAGEPESPLVF; encoded by the coding sequence ATGGAGAGCCCAGTCCTATCCTGTGTCCTTTATCCAGGTGATGGGAATATCAGTGAGGCAAAGACCTGTCCAAAGAGGCTCTGCggagaagcggagcagcagcTAGGGCCACCGGGAAAAGCTCTGGGGGAAGCGGAGAGCAGCAACGGCGGCCAGCCGCAGCCCGGCTCTATGGAAGGGAGCGCAGCAGCGGGGGAAGAGGAGCGCGGGGGTGGGGAAAGCGGCGCGCTCCCTTTGCAAGCCCCCTGCGGTTTCAGCTCCTCCTTGTGCTTCAGCTCGCCCGGGGCGGGGGACAAAGCCCCGCAGCAGGATCCCGGAGCAGCCGCCTCCTGCAGCCGGGTGGTGAAGAGCCAGTGGGAGATTAACAACGCGGCGTCCGAgtccgaggaggaggaggggggggaagcgggAGGAGGCGACATCGCCCGGCCGCCGCCTGGCACTTACTGTCCCCAGGCTGGAGCGCAGCCCAGGAGCCCGCAGCAGCCGGTCTCGGAGGAGCCGGACCTGGTGATCGAGGTGTCCGGCCGGCGGATCCGAGCCCACAAGTCGGTGCTGGCGGCCAAGAGCGACTATTTCCGCGCGCGCTCGTCCCGGGACATCCTGCGGGTGAAGGGGGTGAGCTACGGGGCGCTGCGCCTGCTCATCGACTACGTCTACACGGCCCGCATGGGCGAGGTGCGCCACGACAACCTGGCCGAGGTGGTGAGCGGCGCCCGCGTGCTGCAGATGCCCTGCGCCCTGCACTGCGCGGCCGAGGCCATGCGGGCCCAGCTGCGCCTCGACAACTGCTACCAGCTGCTGTGCCTGGCCAAGAAGCAGCGGCTGGCGGAGCTGCGGGAGGCCGCCTACCGCTTCATGAGCGACCACTACCTGCAGGTGCTGCGGGAGCCCGCCGTCTACGGGCGCCTGAGCGGCGCCGAGCGGGACCTCATCCTGCAGCGCCGCCTGGAGGCCGGCAAGCGGAGCCTGCTGGTGGCCGAGGTCAGCGACGCCTTCGAGAGGCTGAGCGCGGGCAGCAGGCCGCAGAGCCGGGAGAGCAGCCGGCCGCAGAGCCCCTCCTCCGTGGTGTCGCTGGAGGAGAGCAGCTACCTGATCTACTGCTACCAGGAGGCGGCCAAGGAGTGGAGGGTGCTGACCCGCCTGCCCGAGGAGGCCAACGCCAAGGGCTGCGCCATGTGCGTCCTCTACAACTACCTCTTCCTGGCTGGGGGCATCGCGGCGGCCCCGGGCGAGCAGCGCACCCGCCTCTCCGACAAGGTCTTCTGCTACAACCCGCTCACCGACACGTGGAGCCAGGTGCGGCCGCTGGGCCAGCCCCGCTCGCAGCTCAAGCTGCTGGCCTTGGACGGCTACCTCTACGCCGTGGGGGGCGAGTGCCTCTTCACGGTGGAAAGGTACGACCCGCGGGCCGACCGCTGGAGCCCGGTGGCCCCGCTGCCCAAGGGCGCCTTCGCCGTGGCGCACGAAGCCACCACCTGCAACGGGGAGATCTACGTGTCCGGCGGCTCCCTCTTCTACCGCCTGCTCAAGTACGACCCCCGGCGGGACGAGTGGCAGGAGTGCCCCTACAACAGCAGCCGCCGCCGCTCCGCCGACATGGTGGCCTTCAAGAGCTTCATCTACCGCTTTGACCTGAGCGGCAGCCGCGGCGAACAGGGGCAGGCCGGCGGGGTCGAGGTCTTCCGCTACAACACCGTGGCCAAGCGCTGGAGCCAGTGCGCCTCCCTGAGGCCCAGCagcggccccctgcagcccttccgCTGCGCCGCCCTGGGCAGCACCATCTACTGTGTCAACCGGGCCGGCACCCTACGTTTCAACCTGGCCCAGGACGGCGAGGTGGAGGCCGACGGGGGGCTGCCGGGCAGCTTCGACGCAGAGCTGCTGAAGGCCCCCTTCGAGGCCAAAGGAGTCCTCCTGCCCTTTGTGCTCACCCTGCCAGAGAAGCCAGACAAAGCTGGGGAGCCGGAGAGCCCCCTGGTGTTCTGA